The following coding sequences lie in one Leptospira hartskeerlii genomic window:
- a CDS encoding LolA family protein, which produces MASSKGILSFLGAAALLVCGTSILSDPGKERLSGVIGKMAEISSFRASITINNELTGTLSYQRPNHIHVKFSDGRVIASNGRYLWFYSPSRGIVGKQDVKGMTGGMAGLLSGYEEVTPVGGSLRLKSATRTYEEIVVTLGPDNTPRSLRMKSRSTGEYTSVSFSGVQTGIGLPASLFNFGAPANAQIVENPLNERE; this is translated from the coding sequence ATGGCTTCATCCAAGGGTATATTATCCTTTTTGGGTGCCGCAGCTCTACTGGTCTGCGGCACTTCTATTTTATCCGATCCTGGCAAGGAAAGGTTAAGCGGCGTCATCGGAAAGATGGCCGAAATTTCTAGTTTTCGGGCGAGTATTACGATTAATAACGAACTCACCGGAACTCTCTCTTATCAAAGACCAAATCATATACATGTAAAATTTTCCGACGGAAGGGTTATTGCCTCCAACGGAAGATATCTTTGGTTTTATTCCCCTTCCAGAGGAATTGTAGGAAAACAAGACGTAAAAGGTATGACCGGTGGAATGGCCGGCCTACTCTCCGGATACGAAGAAGTGACTCCAGTGGGAGGTTCACTTCGACTAAAATCCGCAACTAGGACTTACGAAGAGATCGTAGTTACTTTAGGTCCGGATAACACTCCTCGTTCTCTCAGAATGAAGAGCAGATCCACTGGAGAATATACCTCCGTAAGTTTTTCCGGAGTCCAAACCGGTATCGGTTTACCTGCGTCTCTCTTCAATTTCGGAGCACCTGCAAACGCGCAAATTGTGGAGAACCCGCTTAACGAGAGGGAATAA
- a CDS encoding electron transfer flavoprotein subunit alpha/FixB family protein: MSNVLIVGELKDGELKKISREITSAGRKIADALGGKVTALLIGSGVEKFAGDLGAVGADSIVTVNAGDFNAETWANLVAGVIKDKNPSVVLVPHTSQGKDYSPRVAVKVGAGIVADAVGLSVDGGKVVAKKPIYSGKAYGNFKVTSPIAIFTVRPNSQEVVQKAGAGAAEAASPSAGDAKVKIVSSDLSGGNKVQLAEASIIVSGGRGIKGPENWPVLQGLADVLGAALGASRAAVDAGWISHSHQVGQTGKTVSPNCYIACGISGAIQHLAGMGSSKYIVAINKDGDAPIFKVATYGVVGDLFEVVPALTDEFKKVLG, from the coding sequence GTGAGCAACGTTTTAATCGTAGGCGAACTCAAAGACGGAGAACTCAAGAAGATCTCCAGAGAAATCACTTCCGCCGGCCGCAAAATTGCGGACGCACTCGGAGGAAAAGTTACCGCTCTTCTCATTGGATCCGGAGTTGAAAAATTCGCAGGAGACCTGGGAGCAGTCGGAGCAGACAGCATAGTTACTGTAAATGCAGGAGACTTCAACGCGGAAACTTGGGCGAATTTAGTAGCCGGAGTTATTAAGGATAAAAATCCTTCCGTAGTTCTAGTTCCTCACACTTCTCAAGGAAAAGATTATTCTCCAAGAGTAGCTGTAAAAGTAGGAGCAGGGATCGTAGCGGACGCAGTAGGTCTTTCTGTAGACGGCGGAAAAGTAGTAGCTAAGAAGCCAATCTACTCCGGAAAAGCATACGGTAATTTCAAAGTTACCAGCCCAATCGCTATTTTCACTGTTCGTCCAAACTCTCAAGAAGTAGTACAAAAAGCTGGAGCAGGAGCTGCTGAAGCTGCAAGTCCATCCGCAGGAGACGCGAAAGTTAAAATCGTTTCTTCCGATCTAAGCGGCGGGAACAAAGTTCAATTGGCAGAAGCTTCCATCATCGTATCTGGCGGACGCGGAATTAAAGGACCTGAAAACTGGCCTGTTCTCCAAGGTTTGGCGGACGTTTTAGGCGCAGCTTTAGGAGCTTCTCGTGCAGCGGTCGATGCAGGTTGGATTTCTCATAGCCATCAAGTGGGTCAAACTGGTAAAACCGTTTCCCCGAACTGCTATATCGCATGCGGAATTTCCGGAGCGATCCAGCACTTGGCCGGAATGGGCTCTTCCAAGTATATCGTGGCGATTAACAAGGACGGAGACGCTCCGATCTTCAAAGTGGCAACCTACGGAGTTGTAGGAGATCTTTTCGAAGTCGTGCCGGCTCTGACCGACGAGTTTAAAAAAGTACTTGGATAA
- a CDS encoding electron transfer flavoprotein subunit beta/FixA family protein encodes MKIIVLVKQVPDTETNIKVGDKSINEAGIKWIISPYDEFAIEEGLRLREKNGGEVIAVSLGPDRVQESLRQAYAMGADRAVQIKVDNYVPFDTVLTAELIANFAKAENADIIIGGRQSIDSDSSQVVIQVAEGLGIAHISFAVSLEISGTSVKATKEVEGGTQVVETSLPVAITAQKGLNEPRYPNLKGLMAAKKKPIETKTPADLGNPASKIEVVGLEPPPPRIPGRKLEAADAKGYAEQLVKALREEAKVI; translated from the coding sequence ATGAAGATCATCGTTTTAGTGAAACAGGTGCCTGACACCGAAACGAATATCAAAGTCGGGGACAAGTCCATCAATGAAGCCGGAATAAAATGGATTATCTCTCCGTACGACGAATTCGCAATTGAAGAAGGACTTAGATTGCGCGAGAAAAATGGTGGAGAGGTTATTGCAGTCTCTCTAGGACCAGATCGCGTTCAAGAGTCTTTACGCCAAGCATACGCAATGGGAGCGGACCGTGCCGTTCAGATCAAAGTGGACAATTACGTTCCTTTCGACACCGTCTTAACCGCAGAACTGATCGCAAATTTCGCGAAAGCTGAAAATGCAGACATCATCATCGGCGGACGCCAATCTATCGATAGCGATAGTTCCCAAGTAGTGATCCAAGTCGCAGAAGGACTCGGAATCGCTCATATTTCTTTCGCAGTTAGTTTAGAGATCAGCGGAACTTCCGTAAAAGCTACTAAAGAGGTAGAAGGTGGAACCCAAGTTGTGGAAACCAGCCTGCCTGTAGCGATTACTGCTCAAAAAGGATTAAACGAACCTCGTTATCCTAACTTGAAAGGTTTGATGGCTGCTAAGAAGAAGCCTATCGAAACCAAAACGCCAGCAGATTTAGGAAATCCTGCAAGCAAGATTGAAGTAGTGGGCCTGGAGCCGCCTCCACCTCGTATTCCTGGTCGCAAGTTAGAAGCGGCTGATGCGAAAGGTTACGCTGAACAATTAGTAAAAGCTCTTCGCGAAGAAGCTAAGGTTATCTAA
- a CDS encoding LIC10362 family protein: MLYSVVLTLICLLALVLGIRNIGKFPVNLEEIRAEIEASFATPFSGKSWIWFLFLISFFLLPFFWGLTFFLKSDANVLVIILGLFWIYFWSRTLILFR; the protein is encoded by the coding sequence ATGCTGTATTCTGTCGTATTAACTTTAATTTGCCTTCTCGCTTTGGTTCTCGGGATACGCAATATAGGAAAATTTCCCGTAAATTTAGAAGAGATCCGCGCAGAGATCGAGGCTTCGTTCGCTACCCCTTTTAGCGGAAAGTCTTGGATCTGGTTCTTATTCCTAATCAGCTTTTTCCTTTTACCTTTTTTTTGGGGCCTAACCTTCTTCCTTAAATCGGACGCAAATGTGTTGGTTATCATTTTAGGATTATTTTGGATCTATTTTTGGAGCAGAACACTCATTCTGTTTCGATAG
- a CDS encoding glycosyltransferase family 39 protein → MVSLVNFLFFLGIILNTYFISVILHKKGLPQPLSRNLVAFTLSILVVGSIALLLVSFESYKILSVVLIQLLISGSFAGYIFFRKIDIRLNPLSGWDSSKSLVTNIILALLLLSAGAMYSLFPIEYIKGDRDHGVYVVFGSKIQKTGGLNFDDFRYQDLTQVLGDNIIYGYPAIHSDHSPQDPSVPIGSLSPRFYPLFPTYLALSADLFGLDAMFRVNSIFGVLSLVIIFLIVKKWIGSWGALVAVLFCAFNPAQLWNVRATLSEPLGQMLILFSSYLALYFFRKNNGWMFFAGGILGLSSFNRIDSLIYFPAIVIFVGYLLFLRKKSLWKGFNFLFGYSTVSILGVLYGYINSKSYMVDLWKSNQLLKLTLLCVTSSLVLFTLLFFANLKIGKALVETARNLILRNRKTLRILFALSLFLLITFGYSIRPSLSNSEVINDFAYFRKNGFLFFLLYVPLSLVLLGIGGYDLLVFRKKSSGSLVFLSLGSLLSFVYFYDPSIYPDHFWASRRWVLFPIPFACIMGVIGLYSLPIRKQAIKSALIALVIAGYIYHLYNRDRLIFFERMLSGYSEEFERLSVSLPNEKAIYFTKKQDLASPLRYLSGRDTYLIHKTRPFLEKASQLIELGWNVYLIDEDANLEGGPITIEKVDTIHLEGNYPLDTVNRYPDILLYRGTFLHVYKLGLSPKASTPAKRSVSLDPSQFAYMLKTVRSERKNQLNAYEELKGYDYYISKDPKGKFRVEFEGESLTQATFSVTANQSSSVIFPESSGIGDDQKMSIEFSVENPETDDVQIRFHTKKDKQAVLKSLQLSRIP, encoded by the coding sequence GTGGTTTCCTTGGTAAATTTCTTATTTTTTTTAGGCATCATCCTAAATACTTATTTTATATCGGTCATTCTTCATAAAAAAGGACTTCCACAACCATTATCCAGAAACTTAGTCGCTTTTACCCTCTCCATTTTAGTAGTGGGGTCCATTGCTCTTCTTTTAGTTTCTTTTGAATCTTACAAAATCCTTTCTGTTGTCTTAATCCAACTTTTAATCTCCGGATCATTCGCTGGATATATATTCTTTCGCAAAATTGATATTAGATTGAACCCACTTTCAGGTTGGGACAGTTCAAAAAGTTTAGTCACTAACATCATTCTGGCTTTGTTACTTTTGAGTGCAGGAGCAATGTATTCTCTTTTTCCAATCGAGTATATCAAGGGAGATAGGGACCACGGAGTGTATGTGGTTTTTGGAAGTAAGATCCAAAAAACAGGCGGGCTGAACTTTGATGATTTTCGCTACCAGGACCTGACCCAGGTTTTAGGGGATAACATTATTTATGGTTATCCTGCAATCCATTCCGATCATTCTCCCCAGGATCCGTCGGTTCCTATCGGTTCTCTTTCTCCCCGCTTCTATCCACTCTTTCCCACTTATTTAGCCCTATCTGCGGATCTATTCGGATTGGATGCAATGTTCCGAGTAAATTCGATCTTCGGAGTATTGTCCTTAGTCATCATCTTTCTGATCGTGAAAAAATGGATAGGGTCCTGGGGAGCGTTGGTCGCAGTCCTTTTCTGCGCATTCAATCCTGCCCAACTCTGGAACGTTAGGGCGACCCTATCAGAACCATTAGGGCAAATGCTGATCTTATTTTCCTCGTATTTAGCTCTTTATTTTTTCCGGAAAAATAATGGGTGGATGTTCTTTGCAGGAGGCATCTTAGGATTAAGTAGCTTCAATAGGATCGACAGTTTAATTTATTTTCCGGCAATCGTGATCTTCGTAGGTTATTTATTATTCTTACGAAAGAAGTCCCTTTGGAAAGGATTTAATTTTTTGTTTGGATATTCGACAGTCTCGATCTTAGGCGTTCTGTATGGATATATCAATTCAAAATCGTACATGGTTGATCTTTGGAAAAGTAATCAGTTGCTTAAACTTACCTTACTCTGCGTTACTTCTTCTTTAGTTCTATTTACCCTTTTGTTTTTTGCCAACTTGAAAATAGGGAAAGCATTAGTCGAAACAGCCAGGAATCTGATCTTAAGAAATAGGAAAACCCTAAGGATCTTATTTGCTCTTTCTTTATTTTTGCTAATTACATTTGGATATTCCATCCGCCCGTCACTGAGTAATTCGGAAGTCATTAATGATTTTGCATATTTTAGAAAGAACGGATTCTTATTCTTTTTATTATATGTTCCTTTGTCCCTAGTGTTACTCGGAATTGGAGGATACGATCTATTAGTCTTCCGGAAAAAATCTTCTGGTTCTCTTGTATTTTTGTCATTAGGCTCTCTCCTCTCTTTTGTTTATTTTTACGATCCGAGTATTTATCCGGATCATTTCTGGGCTTCCAGGCGTTGGGTATTATTTCCTATTCCTTTTGCATGTATCATGGGAGTCATTGGACTTTATTCTTTACCAATTAGAAAACAGGCAATTAAATCCGCTCTGATTGCTTTGGTCATCGCAGGCTATATATATCATCTTTATAATAGAGATAGATTAATATTCTTTGAAAGAATGTTATCTGGTTATTCGGAAGAATTCGAAAGACTTTCAGTTTCCCTTCCAAATGAGAAGGCGATTTATTTTACTAAAAAACAAGATCTTGCGAGCCCACTTCGTTATCTAAGTGGAAGAGATACTTATCTTATCCACAAGACCCGTCCTTTTTTAGAAAAGGCAAGCCAACTAATTGAATTAGGTTGGAATGTATATTTGATCGACGAGGATGCTAATTTAGAAGGCGGTCCTATTACTATAGAAAAAGTAGATACGATCCACCTAGAAGGAAATTATCCTTTGGATACTGTGAATCGTTATCCGGATATACTCCTATATAGAGGAACCTTCTTACACGTTTATAAATTAGGACTAAGTCCTAAGGCTTCTACTCCCGCAAAGAGATCCGTTTCTTTAGATCCTTCTCAATTTGCTTATATGCTAAAGACAGTACGGTCGGAACGCAAGAACCAACTGAATGCTTATGAAGAATTAAAAGGTTACGATTATTATATTTCAAAAGATCCTAAAGGAAAGTTTCGAGTGGAATTCGAAGGAGAATCCTTAACCCAAGCGACTTTCAGTGTAACTGCCAACCAATCTTCTTCCGTAATTTTTCCGGAATCCTCGGGCATTGGAGATGATCAGAAGATGAGCATCGAATTCTCTGTGGAAAACCCGGAAACAGACGATGTGCAGATCAGGTTCCATACCAAAAAGGACAAACAAGCAGTTCTTAAATCCCTGCAATTATCTAGAATTCCCTGA
- a CDS encoding acyl-CoA dehydrogenase family protein → MKGIQEKKIDLYNPTDDHLSLRENVNAFAKENLDLQAKDHDDEESFNKDLFRRLGAELGIFGVTVPQEDGGMGLDPVASVIIHEEFSAYDPGFTLSYLAHEVLFVNNFYHSGNPSQRAKYMPKVLSGEWIGGMGMTEPGAGTDVLGMATVATRKGDKFVLNGRKQFITNGIVGQVFLVYAKTSKDSRRTTSFIVESSYPGFSFGKKEEKMGMRSSPTTQLIFENMEVPAENLIGAEDGALTHMMRNLEIERVTLAAQSLGIAKRCIDVMCEYSILHREAFDKKLIEFGQIQRLLAESYADYQAARALVYDVASKIHPENRNSLGAASAKLVSTQMAERVSRNAIQVLGGYGYCREYPVERLHRDAILLSIGGGTNEAMQKNIAADLKKLYATSGM, encoded by the coding sequence ATGAAGGGAATCCAAGAAAAAAAAATAGATCTATATAATCCAACGGATGATCATCTTTCCTTAAGGGAGAATGTAAACGCTTTTGCAAAAGAGAATTTGGATCTGCAAGCAAAGGATCATGATGACGAGGAATCCTTTAATAAGGATCTATTCCGTCGATTAGGAGCAGAATTAGGAATATTCGGAGTCACTGTTCCTCAAGAAGATGGGGGAATGGGATTAGACCCTGTTGCAAGTGTGATTATCCACGAAGAATTCTCCGCTTACGATCCTGGATTTACTCTATCATATTTAGCTCATGAAGTACTTTTCGTAAACAATTTCTATCATAGCGGTAATCCTTCCCAAAGAGCTAAATACATGCCTAAGGTTCTCTCCGGCGAATGGATCGGCGGAATGGGAATGACAGAACCAGGAGCAGGAACAGACGTTCTTGGAATGGCAACCGTCGCTACTCGCAAGGGCGATAAATTCGTGTTAAACGGTAGAAAGCAATTTATCACAAATGGGATCGTAGGTCAGGTCTTCTTAGTATATGCAAAAACTAGCAAAGACTCTCGTAGAACCACTTCGTTTATCGTAGAGAGTTCTTATCCCGGATTTAGTTTCGGCAAAAAAGAAGAGAAGATGGGAATGAGATCCTCTCCTACTACCCAGCTGATCTTCGAGAACATGGAAGTTCCTGCGGAAAATTTAATCGGTGCCGAAGATGGGGCCCTAACTCATATGATGAGAAATCTGGAGATTGAAAGAGTAACTCTCGCTGCTCAATCTTTAGGGATAGCTAAACGTTGTATAGATGTGATGTGCGAATATTCTATCCTGCATAGAGAAGCTTTTGATAAGAAGCTGATAGAATTCGGACAGATCCAAAGATTGCTCGCCGAGTCTTATGCGGATTATCAAGCTGCACGCGCATTGGTATATGACGTTGCTTCTAAGATCCATCCTGAAAATCGCAACTCGCTCGGAGCCGCTTCTGCAAAACTTGTATCTACTCAAATGGCGGAAAGAGTTTCTAGGAACGCAATCCAAGTGTTGGGTGGTTATGGATATTGTAGAGAATATCCTGTAGAAAGATTACATAGAGATGCGATCTTACTTTCTATCGGTGGCGGAACAAACGAAGCAATGCAAAAGAATATAGCTGCTGATTTGAAGAAGCTATACGCTACCTCAGGAATGTAG
- a CDS encoding LIC_10091 family lipoprotein, whose protein sequence is MRKKGPSMVVLHKNKKNLFLTALFICSVFYLIDCSTGQGQGDHSVFGRKASLTREGLQLSAIDTPPADRHLHAEHYPSSNERRLDLFKSRVVGLGGGYMGVGTDQNLTLIAWARSEFAYLFDFDPVTVSINRLHLHFIEISPTYPEYEKLWDPKNKNDVLSIIEKRFSNDPEYQVILKSYQIALRKGAVPQRLGDLHKISKVYPEFTSFHNDTKDYDYLRNLVLDGKIIAIDGNLLGDKTINSISEKAKELEIPIRILYTSNAEEYFRYPEGMRKNFLNLYGDSKSIVIRTVTKGAKVYGFPDGEMFPVAFPFHYNIQSLDNLKTWLTKENVLYTTILLRNRKPIEKGFSLIEALPPEPKK, encoded by the coding sequence ATGAGAAAAAAAGGGCCTAGTATGGTCGTTTTACACAAAAATAAAAAGAATCTATTCTTAACGGCATTATTCATTTGCTCGGTTTTCTACCTTATAGATTGTTCCACCGGCCAAGGCCAAGGAGATCATTCCGTTTTTGGAAGAAAGGCTTCCTTAACTAGAGAAGGATTACAACTTTCAGCAATCGATACTCCTCCAGCAGATCGTCATCTTCATGCAGAACATTATCCTTCTTCTAACGAAAGGAGATTGGACCTGTTTAAATCCAGGGTAGTGGGTTTAGGCGGTGGATATATGGGAGTTGGAACAGATCAGAATCTAACTTTGATCGCTTGGGCAAGAAGCGAATTCGCTTATCTTTTCGATTTTGATCCGGTAACGGTTTCTATCAATCGTTTACATCTTCATTTTATAGAAATTTCCCCTACTTATCCGGAATACGAAAAACTTTGGGATCCTAAGAATAAGAACGATGTTCTTTCTATTATAGAAAAGAGATTTTCGAATGATCCGGAATATCAAGTAATTCTAAAGTCGTATCAAATCGCGCTCAGAAAAGGAGCAGTTCCTCAACGTTTAGGAGATTTGCATAAGATCTCTAAAGTATATCCTGAGTTTACTTCCTTTCATAATGATACAAAGGATTATGATTATTTAAGAAATCTGGTATTAGATGGAAAAATAATCGCGATCGACGGGAATTTATTGGGCGATAAGACCATAAATTCTATTTCTGAAAAGGCCAAAGAGTTGGAGATCCCGATCCGTATTTTATATACTTCTAATGCGGAAGAATATTTTAGATATCCGGAAGGAATGAGAAAGAATTTTCTGAATTTATACGGAGATTCTAAAAGTATCGTGATCCGTACGGTCACAAAAGGTGCTAAGGTATACGGATTTCCTGATGGAGAAATGTTTCCTGTAGCGTTCCCTTTCCATTATAATATCCAATCTTTGGATAACCTGAAGACTTGGCTGACAAAAGAAAATGTTCTATATACAACGATACTTCTTCGGAATCGTAAGCCGATTGAAAAAGGATTCTCTTTAATCGAAGCATTACCTCCGGAACCTAAAAAATGA
- a CDS encoding CapA family protein: MIRSCIFCLGIAFFAVPCSSQNVKSGSPTDAVRIVAVGDIMSHQTQIDTAYDKECDCWKFDEVFQEVSSMISEADLAVGNLETTLPGDPKHYTGYPQFGAPDSLAKAIKDIGFDVLSTANNHSCDKGKLGVVRTLSVLDQLGLKHLGTYKDKEEYEKNRILFVSVGNLNLAFLDYTYGTNGLEIPAGTVINLIDKDQIASDIALAKKSKPDAIIVMYHYGTEYLHQPDPFQVEMVDHAFSSGADIVLGGHPHTLQKFGKKTIKDKFGISKERFYIYSLGNFISGQDRRYVDGGLILKFSLSKENDKLNIFDIAYEPVWVYIDRSGSRAQFRLLPVKKYLNNDQDRKLPETSYQRMKQFYKDTVDLLGP; this comes from the coding sequence ATGATCCGAAGCTGTATCTTTTGTTTAGGGATTGCGTTTTTTGCAGTTCCTTGTTCTTCTCAGAACGTTAAATCTGGATCTCCCACTGACGCAGTTAGAATTGTAGCAGTGGGAGATATCATGTCTCACCAAACTCAGATTGATACAGCTTATGATAAAGAATGTGATTGTTGGAAATTCGACGAGGTATTCCAAGAAGTATCTTCCATGATCTCTGAAGCAGATCTTGCAGTTGGAAATTTGGAAACTACTCTTCCTGGAGATCCAAAACATTATACCGGTTATCCTCAGTTCGGAGCCCCGGACTCTCTTGCTAAAGCGATCAAGGACATCGGCTTCGATGTACTTTCCACTGCTAATAACCATTCCTGTGATAAGGGCAAGTTGGGAGTTGTAAGGACTCTATCTGTATTAGATCAATTAGGTCTAAAACATTTAGGGACTTACAAGGATAAAGAAGAATATGAGAAAAATAGAATATTATTCGTTTCTGTGGGAAATCTGAATCTTGCATTTTTGGATTATACTTATGGAACCAATGGTTTGGAAATCCCTGCTGGAACAGTAATAAACCTGATAGATAAAGACCAGATCGCTTCCGATATAGCTCTGGCAAAAAAATCCAAACCGGATGCAATTATCGTAATGTATCATTACGGAACAGAATATCTGCACCAGCCGGATCCTTTCCAAGTGGAAATGGTAGACCATGCATTTTCTTCCGGAGCGGATATTGTGCTCGGAGGACATCCTCACACTCTCCAGAAGTTCGGCAAAAAAACGATAAAGGATAAATTCGGGATCTCAAAAGAGAGATTTTATATTTATTCTTTGGGTAATTTTATCTCCGGGCAGGATAGACGTTATGTGGATGGCGGGCTTATTCTAAAATTCTCCTTATCTAAGGAAAATGATAAATTAAATATTTTTGATATAGCTTACGAACCGGTTTGGGTTTATATAGACAGGTCAGGATCGAGGGCCCAGTTCAGATTATTGCCTGTTAAAAAATATTTAAACAATGATCAAGATAGAAAACTTCCTGAAACTTCTTACCAAAGAATGAAACAATTCTACAAAGACACTGTAGATCTACTCGGTCCTTAA
- a CDS encoding alkene reductase → MNLLFTEYTLGKNKLKNRAVMAPMTRSRAIGNIPNDLMAEYYSQRASAGLLITEGVSLSPNGLGYARIPGIFSEEQVQGWKKVTEEVHAKQGRIFMQLMHSGRVGNYLNLPKGAEVIGPSAIGLKGTIWTDAEGMQSYSSPREMNSKDIQVAIREYVNAAENAIKAGFDGVELHGANGYLIEQFLHPSANHRNDEYGGDWKKRNRFAVEVATAVVDAIGADKVGIRLSPYGVFNDLEIHNEIEEQYKDLATSLGKLGLVYIHIVDHSSMGAPKPTASVVALIRESYKSQNPNGAYILSGGYDPERADSDLKEKNADLIAFGRNFLSNPDLVDRLEKGIPLAEPDASTFYTPGEKGYTDYPVATLSKV, encoded by the coding sequence ATGAATCTATTATTTACCGAATATACATTAGGAAAAAATAAGCTAAAAAACAGAGCGGTTATGGCTCCCATGACCCGATCCAGAGCGATCGGAAATATTCCGAACGATTTGATGGCGGAATATTATTCCCAAAGAGCAAGTGCCGGTCTATTGATTACGGAAGGCGTTTCTCTTTCTCCTAATGGCTTAGGATATGCAAGGATCCCTGGAATTTTTTCGGAAGAGCAAGTTCAAGGCTGGAAGAAGGTAACGGAAGAAGTGCATGCTAAACAAGGAAGAATATTCATGCAGCTCATGCATTCCGGAAGAGTAGGGAATTATCTTAATCTACCGAAAGGTGCGGAAGTGATAGGACCTTCTGCGATTGGACTGAAAGGAACTATATGGACTGATGCAGAAGGTATGCAGTCTTATTCTTCTCCGAGAGAAATGAATTCAAAAGACATCCAAGTTGCGATCCGTGAATATGTGAATGCTGCGGAGAATGCGATCAAAGCGGGATTCGATGGAGTAGAGCTTCATGGTGCCAACGGATATTTGATAGAACAATTTTTGCATCCAAGTGCAAACCATCGAAACGATGAATACGGCGGAGATTGGAAGAAAAGAAATAGATTCGCTGTGGAAGTTGCTACTGCAGTTGTGGACGCGATAGGTGCAGACAAAGTAGGGATCAGACTTTCTCCTTACGGCGTATTCAACGATTTAGAAATTCATAATGAAATAGAAGAACAATACAAGGATCTGGCTACGTCCTTAGGAAAACTAGGACTAGTTTACATCCATATCGTGGATCATTCTTCTATGGGAGCTCCAAAACCGACTGCTTCTGTGGTTGCTTTGATCAGAGAATCATATAAATCCCAAAATCCGAATGGAGCTTATATTCTTTCAGGGGGATATGATCCGGAACGTGCGGATTCCGATCTGAAAGAAAAGAATGCGGATTTGATCGCATTCGGACGTAACTTTCTTTCTAATCCGGATTTAGTCGACAGATTGGAGAAGGGGATCCCTCTTGCAGAGCCGGACGCTTCTACTTTCTATACTCCTGGTGAAAAAGGATATACTGATTATCCTGTGGCAACACTTTCTAAGGTTTAA
- a CDS encoding SH3 domain-containing protein, whose protein sequence is MAAMAFKFRILLLLLLPPLYLSLVAQTSDPYHYVLITSGVLNVRETPENGKILFTLNRGNKVKILPDETKGPIDWSKIKTEDGRTGFVSRKYLGLTPPDTLDEYKLIGFVWSGYDPKDLPTFVPLAFFSQKGWQEAKDEYEFDYKFRSGVNTSLPSFSLLEGDKGPSFSAASPTTYGCQSLPALKVKPAGDVKAKKDWLVYSPDLGLQSIPLQELSKTDTDYTLFKNLAETTWKARGYPETEWLHSTMEEVYSFKNSKKETFLSGRIVYHKKGAERRYLYLLGRKFGTDRVLISYEKSEKLTEEVGFYGGSYHLIGVIYREEDPVPILLFTDIGYDSSIKSLYELKNGTLQLLLRGAGDAC, encoded by the coding sequence GTGGCTGCAATGGCGTTTAAATTCCGGATTTTATTACTCTTACTTCTACCCCCATTGTATCTTTCTTTGGTCGCTCAGACCTCAGATCCATATCATTATGTTCTAATCACATCCGGAGTGTTAAACGTTAGAGAAACTCCTGAGAATGGAAAGATCCTCTTCACATTAAACAGGGGAAACAAAGTTAAAATCCTTCCTGACGAAACAAAAGGCCCAATCGATTGGAGCAAGATCAAAACGGAAGATGGTAGAACAGGTTTTGTTTCCAGAAAATATTTAGGACTCACACCTCCGGACACGTTGGACGAATACAAATTGATTGGATTCGTTTGGTCCGGATATGATCCAAAAGATCTTCCAACCTTTGTTCCTCTTGCATTTTTCAGTCAAAAAGGTTGGCAAGAAGCAAAAGACGAATACGAATTCGATTATAAATTCAGAAGTGGTGTGAATACTTCTCTTCCTTCTTTTTCATTATTAGAAGGAGACAAGGGTCCCTCTTTTTCCGCGGCCTCGCCTACTACATATGGATGCCAATCGCTTCCAGCTTTAAAAGTTAAACCGGCAGGAGATGTGAAAGCCAAAAAAGATTGGCTGGTATATTCTCCTGATCTAGGACTACAATCCATTCCACTTCAAGAGTTATCCAAAACGGATACAGATTATACTCTTTTTAAAAACTTAGCGGAAACCACTTGGAAAGCAAGAGGATATCCTGAAACGGAATGGCTTCATTCCACTATGGAAGAAGTATATTCTTTCAAAAATAGTAAAAAGGAAACCTTTCTGTCCGGAAGGATCGTGTATCATAAAAAAGGCGCTGAAAGAAGATATCTCTATCTACTTGGACGCAAATTCGGAACGGATAGGGTTTTGATCTCTTACGAAAAGTCCGAAAAGTTAACGGAAGAAGTGGGATTTTACGGTGGTTCCTATCATTTGATCGGAGTCATCTATAGAGAAGAAGATCCGGTCCCTATATTATTATTTACTGATATAGGCTACGACTCTTCCATTAAATCTTTGTATGAATTGAAGAACGGTACCTTGCAATTATTATTAAGAGGTGCAGGAGACGCCTGTTAA